GGGGCAAGCAATAATTTTGTGTTGCCGAACGAAGGAGAGCGCCTGGAGCAAGTAGAGGAAATTGCGAAAGCCGTTCATCTGGCCAAGCATTTCGGAGCTGCCGTCGTTCGCGTGTTTGCGGGTGACGAGTTAGAGGGGATTTCTTATGAGCAAGGTAGGCAATGGATTGTTGAGGGCTTGAAGAGTGCAGCGGCAATGGCTGAGACTCAAGGAATTAAGCTTTGCTTGGAAAACCACGGCACCTTCGCCGGCAAAGCCTCTCAAGTGAAGGAGATCATCACGAGTGTTAATTCCCCAGCTTTGCGAAGCACGTTCGATACGGGGAACTTTCTGCTGGTAGAGGAAAATCCAAGTGATGCGATAGACCAGTTACAAAAATTAGCTGATCATGTTCATTTCAAGGATTTTGTTAAAGTCGAGGAGCAGCAAGAAGGGACCGTATATTGCTCGCTTGCTGGCGATTATTATATCGGTAAAATCGC
This portion of the Cohnella abietis genome encodes:
- a CDS encoding sugar phosphate isomerase/epimerase family protein — its product is MKICLSAWSCHQLYNRGAWSNVDFIDFVGRDTKAQGVELLTKYLSSDTDLISIEEALSRNNLSVACIGASNNFVLPNEGERLEQVEEIAKAVHLAKHFGAAVVRVFAGDELEGISYEQGRQWIVEGLKSAAAMAETQGIKLCLENHGTFAGKASQVKEIITSVNSPALRSTFDTGNFLLVEENPSDAIDQLQKLADHVHFKDFVKVEEQQEGTVYCSLAGDYYIGKIAGEGSVDLLYILGRLKDAAYEGWLTVEYEGDDDEQTASIQSIANLNKILQTL